One Peterkaempfera bronchialis DNA window includes the following coding sequences:
- a CDS encoding HTTM domain-containing protein, giving the protein MDTETGPDTAAPSVTLPAPRAAEPEPPERGEPGEPGEREQSRPQPGDRFAAAFDAFTSRVFGPHQAAVVRIGFGLTFTLFLLREWPDRRVLYGDRSPWSMDLARQLLAENHAFTVLPWSTGRWWFELVYHLALIAAVAVVLGWRTRAMTVLFVLGVLSIQNRNVFVGDGGDNVIHLMALYLVFTRCGRVWSLDARRARRGGGDGWAGVALWAVLGVALLWVQLSGFSGDSLAMTSPDIWIHLGWGTVLWAIWAFQGLWWVVNRRLPGHELRALLDAGATMLHNCGMLVIAVQVCLIYSTAGWYKIQGSRWQDGTALYYPLHLDYFTPWPWLAGLLAGNMIAVFLISYGTVAVQVAFPFTLVNRRVKNVLLGLMMAEHAGIAVTLGLPIFSLAMISADALFLPTTFLVWAGGRLAGGMRRAYAPERSAESATSSP; this is encoded by the coding sequence ATGGACACCGAAACCGGACCCGACACGGCCGCCCCCTCGGTCACCCTGCCCGCCCCCCGGGCCGCCGAGCCCGAGCCGCCCGAGCGGGGCGAACCTGGCGAGCCGGGCGAGCGGGAGCAGTCCCGCCCACAGCCCGGCGACCGCTTCGCCGCCGCCTTCGACGCCTTCACCAGCCGCGTCTTCGGACCTCATCAGGCCGCAGTGGTGCGGATCGGCTTCGGCCTGACCTTCACCCTCTTCCTGCTCCGTGAGTGGCCCGACCGGCGGGTCCTCTACGGCGACCGCTCACCCTGGTCCATGGACCTGGCCCGGCAGCTGCTTGCGGAGAACCACGCCTTCACCGTGCTGCCCTGGTCCACCGGCCGCTGGTGGTTCGAACTCGTCTACCACCTCGCCCTGATCGCCGCCGTGGCCGTGGTGCTGGGCTGGCGCACCCGGGCCATGACGGTCCTCTTTGTGCTCGGCGTGCTCTCCATCCAGAACCGCAATGTCTTCGTCGGCGACGGCGGTGACAACGTCATCCACCTGATGGCGCTCTACCTGGTCTTCACCCGCTGCGGCCGGGTCTGGTCGCTGGACGCCCGGCGTGCCCGGCGGGGCGGCGGCGACGGCTGGGCCGGGGTGGCCCTCTGGGCCGTGCTGGGGGTGGCGCTGCTCTGGGTGCAGCTCTCCGGGTTCTCCGGCGACTCGCTCGCCATGACCTCCCCCGACATCTGGATCCACCTGGGCTGGGGCACCGTCCTCTGGGCGATCTGGGCCTTCCAGGGCCTCTGGTGGGTGGTCAACCGCCGTCTGCCCGGCCACGAGCTGCGGGCCCTGCTGGACGCGGGCGCCACCATGCTGCACAACTGCGGCATGCTGGTGATCGCGGTGCAGGTGTGCCTCATCTACTCCACGGCCGGCTGGTACAAGATCCAGGGCTCCCGGTGGCAGGACGGCACCGCCCTGTACTACCCGCTCCACCTGGACTACTTCACCCCCTGGCCGTGGCTGGCCGGGCTGCTCGCCGGGAACATGATCGCGGTCTTCCTGATCTCGTACGGCACCGTCGCCGTCCAGGTGGCCTTCCCCTTCACCCTGGTCAACCGGCGCGTCAAGAACGTCCTGCTGGGCCTGATGATGGCCGAGCACGCCGGCATCGCCGTCACCCTCGGCCTGCCCATCTTCTCCCTGGCCATGATCTCGGCCGACGCCCTCTTCCTGCCGACCACCTTCCTGGTCTGGGCAGGGGGGCGGCTTGCCGGTGGCATGCGCCGGGCATATGCACCCGAGCGCTCTGCCGAAAGCGCTACCTCGTCCCCGTGA
- a CDS encoding TrmH family RNA methyltransferase: MNSSPPTALSGEPHDGEQYDDGFGREVGVGPHPLPWPKGDRYDPELLAHGDRRNVVDRYRYWTREAVVADLDTRRHPFHVAVENWSHDFNIGSVVRTANAFLTEQVHIVGRRRWNRRGAMVTDRYQHVRHHADVASLASFADERELPIIGIDNLPGAVPLETAELPRRCVLLFGQEGPGLTEEAWKHASLVCSIAQFGSTRSINAGAAAAIAMHAWIRAHAEIPGG; this comes from the coding sequence GTGAACAGCAGCCCCCCTACCGCCCTGTCCGGCGAGCCGCACGACGGTGAGCAGTACGACGACGGCTTCGGGCGGGAGGTGGGGGTCGGGCCGCATCCGCTGCCGTGGCCGAAGGGGGACCGGTACGACCCGGAGCTGCTGGCGCACGGGGACCGCCGCAATGTGGTGGACCGCTACCGGTACTGGACCCGGGAGGCGGTGGTCGCCGACCTGGACACGCGGCGGCACCCCTTCCATGTCGCGGTGGAGAACTGGTCCCATGACTTCAACATCGGCTCGGTGGTGAGGACGGCCAACGCCTTCCTCACCGAGCAGGTGCACATCGTGGGCCGCCGCCGCTGGAACCGGCGTGGCGCCATGGTCACCGACCGCTACCAGCATGTCCGCCACCATGCGGATGTGGCCTCGCTGGCGTCCTTCGCCGATGAGCGCGAGCTGCCGATCATCGGCATCGACAACCTGCCCGGCGCGGTGCCCCTGGAGACCGCCGAGCTGCCGCGCCGCTGTGTGCTGCTCTTCGGGCAGGAGGGGCCGGGGCTGACCGAGGAGGCGTGGAAGCACGCGTCGCTGGTCTGCTCCATCGCACAGTTCGGCTCGACCCGGTCGATCAACGCGGGTGCCGCCGCCGCGATTGCCATGCATGCCTGGATCCGCGCCCACGCCGAGATACCAGGGGGCTGA
- the paaN gene encoding phenylacetic acid degradation protein PaaN, giving the protein MAAADRGPEPTTPAVAELVERHRETLDRALAAITARDYWSPYPEFPKAYGESAAADGKAAFEALLGKPFGLEQPGTDGETGGEVSPYGPELSIRYPHGDPDALVRAAQAAMPGWAAAGPLARAAVCLEILGRINARSHEFAQAVMHTTGQAYGMAFQAGGPHAQDRGLEAVAYAYAEQTRLPRQAGWTKPQGKRDPLVMEKTFTAVPRGVALLVGCNTFPTWNGYPGLFASLATGNPVIVKPHPRAVLPLALTVRIARQVLAEAGFDPDVVLLAAERPDEGLAKVLALRPEVRIIDYTGSSAFGEWLEANATQAQVYTEKAGVNTAVVESTDDYAGMLGNLAFSLSLYSGQMCTTPQNLLIPRGGIATDQGAKSFDEVVADLAAAIGKLLGDDARAASILGAVVNPGVAQRVERAADGGYGELALAPRTVAAPDFPDALVRTPALVKADAAKPDDAAAFLSECFGPVSFAVAVDSAADAVELLRRSVREQGAMTAAAWTTSAVVEQALVDACLDAGVSLSLNLTGGVYANQTAAFSDLHGTGANPAANSAYCDAAFVANRFRTVEVRRHR; this is encoded by the coding sequence ATGGCAGCAGCGGACCGAGGCCCGGAACCGACCACTCCGGCCGTCGCCGAGCTGGTCGAACGGCACCGGGAGACCCTCGACAGGGCGCTGGCCGCGATCACCGCCCGGGACTACTGGTCGCCCTACCCCGAGTTCCCCAAGGCGTACGGCGAGAGTGCGGCCGCCGACGGCAAGGCCGCCTTCGAGGCGCTGCTGGGCAAGCCCTTCGGCCTTGAGCAGCCCGGCACCGACGGTGAGACCGGCGGCGAGGTGTCGCCGTACGGGCCGGAGCTGTCCATCCGCTACCCGCACGGGGACCCGGACGCGCTGGTCCGCGCCGCGCAGGCGGCGATGCCCGGCTGGGCCGCCGCCGGACCGCTCGCCCGGGCGGCGGTCTGCCTGGAGATCCTGGGCCGGATCAACGCCCGCTCCCACGAGTTCGCCCAGGCCGTGATGCACACCACCGGCCAGGCGTACGGCATGGCCTTCCAGGCCGGCGGCCCGCACGCCCAGGACCGTGGCCTGGAGGCGGTGGCATACGCGTACGCCGAGCAGACCCGGCTGCCCCGGCAGGCCGGCTGGACCAAGCCGCAGGGCAAGCGCGACCCGCTGGTGATGGAGAAGACCTTCACCGCCGTGCCGCGCGGCGTCGCCCTGCTGGTGGGCTGCAACACCTTCCCCACCTGGAACGGCTACCCCGGCCTCTTCGCCTCGCTGGCCACCGGCAACCCGGTGATCGTCAAGCCGCACCCGCGCGCGGTGCTGCCGCTCGCCCTCACCGTGCGGATCGCCCGCCAGGTGCTGGCCGAGGCGGGCTTCGACCCCGACGTGGTCCTGCTCGCCGCCGAGCGCCCCGACGAGGGCCTGGCCAAGGTGCTGGCCCTCCGCCCCGAGGTACGGATCATCGACTACACCGGCTCCAGCGCCTTCGGCGAGTGGCTGGAGGCCAACGCCACCCAGGCGCAGGTCTACACCGAGAAGGCCGGCGTCAACACCGCCGTGGTGGAGTCCACCGACGACTACGCCGGGATGCTCGGCAACCTCGCCTTCTCGCTCTCCCTGTACAGCGGGCAGATGTGCACCACCCCGCAGAACCTGCTGATCCCGCGCGGCGGCATCGCCACCGACCAGGGCGCCAAGTCCTTCGACGAGGTGGTCGCCGACCTGGCGGCGGCGATCGGCAAGTTGCTCGGCGACGACGCCCGCGCGGCGTCGATCCTCGGCGCGGTGGTCAACCCCGGCGTGGCGCAGCGCGTCGAGCGGGCCGCCGACGGCGGCTACGGCGAACTCGCCCTGGCGCCGCGCACCGTGGCCGCCCCCGACTTCCCCGACGCGCTGGTGCGCACCCCGGCGCTGGTGAAGGCCGACGCCGCCAAGCCGGACGACGCCGCCGCGTTCCTCAGCGAGTGCTTCGGGCCGGTCTCCTTCGCGGTGGCGGTGGACTCGGCGGCGGACGCCGTGGAGCTGCTGCGCCGCAGCGTACGGGAGCAGGGCGCCATGACGGCCGCCGCCTGGACCACCTCGGCGGTGGTCGAGCAGGCGCTGGTGGACGCCTGCCTGGACGCGGGCGTCTCGCTCTCCCTCAACCTCACCGGCGGCGTCTACGCCAACCAGACCGCCGCCTTCTCCGACCTGCACGGCACCGGCGCCAACCCGGCGGCCAACTCCGCGTACTGCGACGCCGCATTCGTGGCCAACCGGTTCCGCACCGTGGAGGTCCGCCGCCACCGCTGA
- a CDS encoding TetR/AcrR family transcriptional regulator has protein sequence MVANTPPPAARTRGAEPPAAGRRDSYTVESLLAVTVEVFNARGYDGTSMEDLSRAAGISKSSIYHHVRGKEELLRLAVGRALDGLFAILDEPRAVEGRPVERLEHVVRRTAEVLLAELPYVTLLLRVRGNTAAEQWALGRRRDFDHRVAELVRAAAADGDLRGDVEPRLATRLLFGMINSIVEWYHPDAEADGGTEAAERIVEAVVRLAFGGLRRTS, from the coding sequence ATGGTCGCCAACACGCCGCCCCCCGCCGCCCGTACTCGCGGCGCCGAGCCACCGGCCGCCGGCCGCCGCGACAGCTACACCGTGGAGTCGCTGCTCGCGGTGACCGTCGAGGTCTTCAACGCCCGTGGCTACGACGGCACTTCGATGGAGGACCTCTCGCGGGCGGCCGGGATCTCCAAGTCCTCGATCTACCACCACGTCCGTGGCAAGGAGGAGCTGCTGCGGCTGGCCGTGGGCCGGGCGCTGGACGGCCTCTTCGCCATCCTGGACGAGCCTCGGGCGGTCGAGGGCCGCCCGGTGGAGCGGCTGGAACATGTGGTGCGCCGTACGGCGGAGGTGCTGCTGGCGGAGCTGCCGTATGTGACCCTGCTGCTGCGGGTGCGCGGCAACACCGCAGCCGAGCAGTGGGCCCTGGGGCGCCGCCGCGACTTCGACCACCGGGTCGCGGAGCTGGTGCGGGCCGCCGCCGCCGACGGCGACCTGCGCGGCGACGTGGAGCCGAGGCTGGCGACCCGGCTGCTCTTCGGCATGATCAACTCCATTGTGGAGTGGTACCACCCGGACGCCGAGGCGGACGGCGGTACGGAGGCGGCCGAGCGGATCGTCGAGGCCGTGGTCCGGCTGGCCTTCGGCGGGCTGCGGCGCACCTCCTGA
- a CDS encoding Lrp/AsnC family transcriptional regulator: MPAEQMAEADGATPERRGASGAASRTETAAGAPAGTPPAAPPGAQADRAASGLPGNGGSGGNGAGAGGGSRSLDRIDRAILRLLQQDGRASIRSVAERVHVSRANAYARIARMMEDGVIRGFTARVDHERAGHGASAYVTLKIVQNSWRTVREQLLTLPGVEHIALVSGEFDVLLLVHTVDNRALRELVLGRIQSLPAVLGTQTLLVFDETDQAPALPD; encoded by the coding sequence ATGCCCGCTGAACAGATGGCCGAAGCCGACGGCGCCACCCCGGAGCGCCGGGGCGCTTCCGGCGCCGCTTCGCGTACGGAGACAGCTGCGGGAGCACCGGCGGGAACTCCGCCGGCAGCACCGCCCGGGGCGCAGGCCGACCGGGCCGCCTCCGGGCTGCCCGGAAACGGCGGAAGCGGCGGCAACGGCGCCGGGGCGGGGGGCGGCAGCCGGTCGCTGGACCGGATCGACCGGGCCATCCTGCGGCTGCTCCAGCAGGACGGCCGGGCCTCCATCCGGTCGGTCGCCGAGCGGGTCCATGTCTCCCGGGCAAACGCCTACGCCCGGATCGCCCGGATGATGGAGGACGGGGTGATCCGGGGCTTCACGGCCCGGGTCGACCATGAGCGGGCCGGCCACGGGGCCTCCGCCTATGTGACGCTCAAGATCGTGCAGAACTCCTGGCGGACGGTGCGCGAGCAGCTGCTGACGCTCCCGGGCGTGGAGCACATCGCGCTGGTGAGCGGCGAGTTCGACGTGCTGCTGCTGGTGCACACGGTGGACAACCGGGCGCTGCGGGAGCTGGTGCTGGGCCGCATCCAGAGCCTGCCTGCGGTCCTGGGCACCCAGACGCTGCTGGTCTTCGACGAGACCGACCAAGCCCCCGCCCTGCCGGACTGA
- the pdhA gene encoding pyruvate dehydrogenase (acetyl-transferring) E1 component subunit alpha: MTVLDQQPGAAGPGPAHHVPPPWQPGARAPRTDPAPLLPDPAPVRVLGTPAAASLDPALLRDLYRRLVAGRRYNQQATTLTKQGRLAVYPASTGQEACQVAAAAVLREDDWLFPSYRDTLAVVSRGVDPLEVLTLLRGDAHSGWDPIRWRTAPLSTPLATQAPHAVGLAHAARLRGDSAAALVLVGDGGTSEGDFHEALNFAAVLNAPVVFLVQNNGYAISVPLAKQSAAPSLAHKAVGYGMAGRLVDGNDAAAVHTVLAEAVEHARSGRGPVLVEAVTYRLDPHTNADDAGRYRSEPEVAAWREHDPVLLMERHLRGAGLLDDDAVREAADAAEQLAARMREEFHAEPELDPMSLFTHVYAEPTPQLREQAAQLAAELDAEAAAR; the protein is encoded by the coding sequence ATGACCGTCCTGGACCAGCAGCCGGGTGCAGCCGGCCCCGGCCCGGCCCACCACGTGCCGCCTCCGTGGCAACCCGGTGCACGGGCCCCGCGCACCGACCCCGCGCCGCTGCTCCCCGACCCCGCCCCGGTACGGGTGCTGGGCACCCCGGCGGCCGCCTCGCTCGACCCGGCGCTGCTCCGCGACCTCTACCGCCGACTGGTCGCCGGCCGCCGCTACAACCAGCAGGCCACCACCCTCACCAAGCAGGGCCGGCTCGCCGTCTACCCGGCCTCCACCGGCCAGGAGGCATGCCAGGTCGCCGCCGCCGCAGTGCTCCGCGAGGACGACTGGCTCTTCCCCAGCTACCGCGACACCCTCGCCGTGGTCTCCCGGGGCGTGGACCCGCTGGAGGTGCTCACCCTGCTGCGCGGCGACGCCCACAGCGGCTGGGACCCGATACGGTGGCGCACCGCCCCGCTCTCCACCCCGCTCGCCACCCAGGCTCCGCACGCCGTCGGCCTGGCCCACGCCGCCCGGCTGCGCGGCGACTCCGCCGCCGCCCTGGTGCTGGTCGGCGACGGCGGCACCAGCGAGGGCGACTTCCATGAGGCGCTCAACTTCGCCGCCGTGCTGAACGCCCCGGTGGTCTTCCTGGTCCAGAACAACGGCTACGCCATCTCCGTGCCGCTGGCCAAGCAGTCCGCCGCGCCCAGCCTCGCCCACAAGGCCGTCGGCTACGGCATGGCCGGCCGACTGGTCGACGGCAATGACGCCGCCGCCGTGCACACCGTCCTCGCCGAGGCCGTCGAGCACGCCCGCTCCGGCCGTGGCCCGGTGCTGGTCGAGGCCGTCACCTACCGGCTGGACCCGCACACCAACGCCGACGACGCCGGCCGCTACCGCAGCGAGCCCGAGGTGGCCGCCTGGCGCGAGCACGACCCCGTCCTGCTGATGGAGCGCCACCTGCGCGGCGCCGGACTGCTGGACGACGACGCCGTACGCGAAGCCGCCGACGCAGCCGAGCAGTTGGCCGCGCGGATGCGCGAGGAGTTCCACGCCGAGCCGGAACTGGACCCGATGAGCCTCTTCACCCACGTCTACGCCGAACCCACCCCGCAGCTGCGCGAACAGGCCGCTCAGCTCGCCGCCGAACTCGACGCGGAGGCGGCGGCCCGATGA
- a CDS encoding alpha-ketoacid dehydrogenase subunit beta, translated as MTTATAPAAAGTTATMAQAFNTALRHALRDDPAVHVLGEDVGTLGGVFRITDGLAAEFGDDRCTDTPLAEAGILGTAVGMAMYGLRPVVEMQFDAFAYPAFEQLVSHVAKMRNRTAGRLPLPITIRIPYGGGIGGVEHHSDSSEAYYAHTPGLHVVTPATVEDAYGLLRAAIASDDPVVVLEPKRLYWSKAAWTPDAPTPVAPLGRAVLRRPLRSPGAGRSAVLVTYGPSLPVCLEAAEAAAAEGWDVGVLDLRTLVPFDDRTVCEVVRGIGRAVVVHEASGFAGVGAEIAARITERCFHHLEAPVLRVTGFDIPYPPPMLERHHLPGVDRILDAVARLQWED; from the coding sequence ATGACCACCGCGACCGCCCCGGCCGCCGCCGGGACCACGGCCACCATGGCGCAGGCGTTCAACACCGCGCTCCGCCACGCCCTGCGCGACGACCCGGCCGTGCACGTCCTCGGGGAGGACGTCGGCACCCTCGGCGGGGTCTTCCGGATCACCGACGGCCTGGCCGCCGAGTTCGGCGACGACCGCTGCACCGACACCCCGCTGGCCGAGGCCGGCATCCTCGGCACCGCCGTCGGCATGGCCATGTACGGGCTGCGGCCCGTGGTGGAGATGCAGTTCGACGCCTTCGCCTACCCGGCCTTCGAGCAGCTGGTCTCGCATGTCGCCAAGATGCGCAACCGCACCGCCGGCCGACTGCCGCTGCCGATCACCATCCGCATCCCCTACGGCGGCGGCATCGGCGGCGTGGAGCACCACAGCGACTCCTCCGAGGCGTACTACGCCCACACCCCCGGCCTGCATGTGGTCACCCCCGCCACCGTCGAGGACGCCTATGGGCTGCTGCGGGCCGCCATAGCCTCCGACGACCCGGTGGTCGTCCTGGAACCCAAGCGCCTCTACTGGTCCAAGGCCGCCTGGACGCCGGACGCCCCCACCCCGGTCGCCCCGCTGGGCCGCGCCGTGCTGCGGCGGCCCCTCCGGTCGCCCGGGGCCGGCCGATCGGCCGTGCTGGTCACCTACGGCCCGTCGCTGCCCGTCTGCCTGGAGGCCGCCGAGGCCGCCGCCGCCGAGGGCTGGGACGTCGGCGTACTGGACCTGCGCACCCTGGTCCCGTTCGACGACCGGACGGTCTGCGAGGTGGTGCGCGGCATCGGCCGGGCCGTGGTGGTCCATGAGGCGTCCGGCTTCGCCGGGGTCGGCGCGGAGATCGCCGCCCGGATCACCGAGCGCTGCTTCCACCACCTGGAGGCGCCGGTGCTGCGCGTCACCGGGTTCGACATCCCCTATCCGCCGCCGATGCTGGAGCGCCACCACCTGCCCGGGGTGGACCGCATCCTGGACGCGGTGGCCCGCCTGCAGTGGGAGGACTGA
- a CDS encoding dihydrolipoamide acetyltransferase family protein — protein MPVVREFTLPDLGEGLTGAEIIRWLVEVGEVIAVDQPVVEVETAKASVEVPCPYGGVVTARFGEPGEELPVGAPLVTVAVAGSEGSGPEEGGSEGSGNVLVGYGTADGRSGAPRRRRVRPGAAAPAAAPPASAVSAAPVMPAAPVAVAAPPARSGPVPVISPLVRRAAREHGIDLAALTGSGPDGLILRADVARAVAAAVSRETAPAAPAAPADRSDQGDAEVVPLRGLRRAVAEKLARSRREIPDATCWVDADATGLLELKDRLASGAGPRIGLLPLLARICTAALARHPELNAGVITDPDGTPTAIRRHRAVHLGFAAQTERGLVVPVVHDAHRLTTEQLAAEMARLTEAARSGTLTPADLTGGTFTLNNYGVFGVDGSTPILNHPEAAMLGVGRIAAKPWVHGGELAVRQVTQLSFTFDHRVCDGGTAGGFLRFVADCVEHPGELLRHL, from the coding sequence ATGCCCGTGGTACGCGAGTTCACCCTGCCCGACCTGGGCGAGGGGCTGACCGGTGCCGAGATCATCCGCTGGCTGGTGGAGGTCGGCGAGGTCATCGCCGTGGACCAGCCGGTGGTCGAGGTGGAGACCGCCAAAGCCTCCGTCGAGGTGCCGTGCCCGTACGGGGGCGTGGTCACCGCCCGCTTCGGCGAACCCGGTGAGGAGCTGCCCGTCGGCGCCCCGCTGGTCACCGTGGCCGTGGCCGGGTCCGAGGGGTCCGGGCCGGAGGAGGGCGGGTCCGAGGGGTCGGGCAATGTGCTGGTCGGCTATGGCACCGCCGACGGCCGCTCCGGCGCACCGAGGCGCCGCCGGGTGCGCCCGGGGGCCGCGGCGCCCGCAGCCGCGCCCCCGGCATCCGCAGTGTCCGCCGCGCCCGTGATGCCTGCGGCGCCCGTGGCGGTCGCAGCTCCGCCCGCCCGCAGCGGGCCGGTGCCGGTGATCTCCCCGCTGGTGCGCCGCGCCGCCCGTGAGCATGGCATCGACCTGGCCGCGCTCACCGGAAGCGGCCCGGACGGGCTGATCCTGCGCGCCGATGTGGCCCGCGCGGTGGCCGCCGCTGTTTCACGTGAAACGGCCCCGGCCGCCCCGGCCGCCCCGGCCGACCGCTCCGACCAGGGCGATGCCGAGGTGGTGCCGCTGCGCGGCCTGCGCCGCGCGGTCGCCGAGAAGCTGGCCCGCAGCCGCCGCGAGATCCCGGACGCCACCTGCTGGGTGGACGCCGACGCCACCGGGCTGCTGGAACTCAAGGACCGGCTGGCCTCCGGCGCCGGACCGCGCATCGGCCTGCTGCCGCTGCTCGCCCGGATCTGCACCGCCGCGCTGGCCCGCCACCCCGAGCTCAACGCCGGCGTGATCACCGACCCGGACGGCACCCCCACCGCGATCCGCCGCCACCGGGCCGTCCACCTGGGCTTCGCCGCGCAGACCGAACGCGGCCTGGTGGTGCCGGTGGTCCATGACGCCCACCGGCTGACCACCGAGCAACTGGCCGCCGAGATGGCCCGGCTCACCGAGGCCGCCCGGTCCGGCACCCTCACCCCGGCAGACCTCACCGGAGGCACCTTCACCCTCAACAACTACGGCGTCTTCGGCGTGGACGGCTCCACCCCGATCCTCAACCACCCGGAGGCAGCGATGCTCGGCGTGGGCCGGATCGCCGCCAAGCCGTGGGTGCACGGCGGCGAGCTCGCCGTGCGGCAGGTGACCCAGCTCTCCTTCACCTTCGACCACCGGGTCTGCGACGGCGGTACGGCCGGCGGTTTCCTGCGGTTTGTCGCGGACTGCGTCGAGCACCCGGGAGAGCTGCTGCGCCACCTCTGA
- a CDS encoding MerR family transcriptional regulator, with translation MRIGELAERAGTSTRTLRYYESRGLLSARRAVNGYREYDEDDLRLVREIRGLLDFGFGLEETRPFVECLRAGHDAGDACPASLEVYRRKLVELDACIARLQDVRDRLRHQLAVADSAHAAPEPRCELASYPGD, from the coding sequence ATGCGGATCGGGGAGCTGGCGGAGCGGGCCGGGACATCCACCCGCACGTTGCGGTACTACGAGTCGCGGGGGCTGCTCAGCGCACGGCGCGCGGTCAACGGGTACCGCGAGTACGACGAGGACGACCTGCGGCTGGTGCGGGAGATCCGCGGCCTGCTGGACTTCGGCTTCGGCCTGGAGGAGACCCGGCCGTTTGTGGAGTGCCTGCGTGCGGGCCATGACGCGGGCGACGCCTGCCCGGCGTCGCTGGAGGTCTACCGCCGCAAGCTGGTCGAGCTGGACGCCTGCATCGCCCGGTTGCAGGACGTCCGCGACCGGCTGCGCCACCAGCTGGCCGTGGCCGACTCGGCCCACGCGGCCCCCGAGCCCCGGTGCGAGCTGGCCTCGTACCCCGGCGACTGA
- the trxA gene encoding thioredoxin, whose translation MAQQITAQQVTAEQDVVRHEGEVRTVTDADFAAEVLAAERPVLVEFTAAWCGPCRMLAPVLAEIAREEAGRLRVAVLDVDANPETTATYGVLSMPTLMVFRGGEPVRSLVGARPKRRLLQEIADVV comes from the coding sequence ATGGCCCAGCAGATCACGGCCCAGCAGGTCACGGCAGAGCAGGATGTGGTGCGGCACGAGGGGGAGGTCCGTACGGTGACGGACGCGGACTTCGCCGCCGAGGTGCTGGCGGCCGAGCGGCCGGTGCTGGTGGAGTTCACCGCCGCCTGGTGCGGGCCGTGCCGGATGCTGGCGCCGGTGCTGGCCGAGATCGCCCGCGAGGAGGCGGGTCGGCTGCGGGTGGCGGTACTGGATGTGGACGCCAACCCGGAGACCACGGCGACATACGGGGTGCTGTCGATGCCCACGCTGATGGTGTTCCGTGGCGGTGAGCCGGTGCGGTCGCTGGTGGGGGCCAGGCCCAAGCGGCGGCTGCTCCAGGAGATCGCCGATGTGGTCTGA